The Micropterus dolomieu isolate WLL.071019.BEF.003 ecotype Adirondacks linkage group LG22, ASM2129224v1, whole genome shotgun sequence genome contains a region encoding:
- the si:dkey-5i3.5 gene encoding transmembrane protein 53 isoform X2 — MFGRTALSRGITATRLSKNVTFYMNELTPPVSGCRDQDHEDNKPLMLMLPWLGSRPQAMAKYCEIYFRTGFDVLVVESEVAEFLWPRWGLAHGKRLLELLHSKRFVSRPLLVHAFSIGGYTFAQLLVHVSQDTQKYQALTQRIKGQVYDSLVVGSLETMSVGLGKTIFPRWEILVKEVSLLYFGMFRRQTVDYFNRGIDTFKNTPVTAPALFFYCENDLLSDPRATEELIDQWRKRGIDITAKKWEDSTHAGHLKRHQQEYLTTLHTFLNSLSIAPLKAKL, encoded by the exons ATGTTCGGCAGGACAGCCCTGAGCAGAGGCATTACTGCCACCCGCCTTAGTAAGAATGTCACTTTCTACATGAATGAATTAACACCTCCAGTCTCAGGATGTCGGGACCAAGACCACGAAGACAACAAACCCCTTATGTTGATGTTGCCATGGTTGGGTTCTCGTCCCCAAGCTATGGCCAAATACTGTGAAATCTACTTCCGCACAGGCTTTGATGTGCTTGTAGTTGAGAGTGAG GTGGCAGAGTTCCTGTGGCCTCGCTGGGGTCTGGCTCATGGAAAGAGGTTGCTGGAGTTGCTCCACAGTAAACGCTTTGTGTCCCGCCCACTCCTTGTCCATGCCTTCTCTATTGGGGGCTACACATTTGCCCAGCTGCTGGTACATGTGTCCCAGGATACACAGAAATATCAGGCGCTCACGCAGAGGATTAAAGGCCAAGTCTATGATAGCTTGGTGGTGGGCTCTCTGGAGACGATGTCCGTAG GTCTAGGTAAGACCATATTTCCCCGTTGGGAGATACTGGTAAAAGAGGTAAGCCTGTTATACTTTGGCATGTTCAGACGCCAAACGGTGGACTACTTTAACAGAGGCATTGATACGTTTAAGAACACTCCTGTCACCGCTCCTGCACTGTTCTTCTATTGCGAGAACGATTTGTTGAGCGACCCACGAGCTACGGAGGAATTGATTGATCAATGGCGGAAGCGCGGGATTGACATCACGGCAAAGAAGTGGGAGGATTCAACACATGCAGGTCACCTCAAGAGGCACCAACAAGAGTATCTGACCACCCTACACACGTTCCTCAACTCACTCAGCATCGCCCCGCTGAAGGCCAAGCTGTAA
- the prrt4a gene encoding proline-rich transmembrane protein 4, with the protein MLSLWNLYLLLPLSVPHSLHVIAFTGENGKETRQADTDTAAQRLTQPPQRPHGSGLAPGNVDSLGLPLSWPLSSSEGSDRQGVIGEYGDLEESTESSILYPNEKGRIISTPTDRAIDDATSYESTLTLAGGVSPQLTQEQISKNESAETSTGSLLHLTETKENQPTFPVSQNETTNSLLPSFNGSLLSNEDSTSLLSAEPEPSPESPTPPVATSSWGWTKGPSVITREKTQEGTVPVKETGDGLIDRTDRILNRGAVTVEADKSDSKDDDLRVSKTSSTLSLDGNMDTSTTACKTPNQSWTPTYQDDFTPSESLRPSLALSPALFVPLYSDWNSALATWGFAWEAHIYGLGSVFTVFGLISVVCLLGLPLRCPPGSSYFTLLHLFLLAFAGIQAFCLLYDAYSHQDRLPPLGSLLLSELPFPCLISAFSLAFLLLSLRSRMHLSLPLANSTSFSALPKPCLLLCISLLYSGVSLGCVGMLQLFHSLPTGILLFPQGVFVCLTIFLSCSYLIFYCLIQVNTKHMYRLNDNGESGGSPEVMRPARCPFAKGEDWSRAAGAGVGASLCLLGCGGLQLYGILHALGLGGVGGYGFQPWPWWGYQVGCRLCEAGVCLGLSLIGTHPLFCHNSSSIKTITHPRPGSWSRLSCSSPSRGLSLPSQGGANTLVLSSHDSWSQGKQEKLVVCDIITKGQSEALPLFSVVDPPGNGLDCVPKSVQTWNTVLPLPTPPSPPHKPKNAGEFQLSSLDNLGLETDSTVDLQPPSPIDLSRSIDQALFSESLFSHSIFGLPRLFNASSSLSLSPTQGTSKQGPSSVENALYRTSSCGDVDQEDFLSSSRPSQPHCSLKSHSKPTKSPEQWDWKGSVSGSTQGLCSNPKETGKLRSHPWANRGQSFAQSSLPRAIPQLSYHRRYRTLSLASQDSHGSGRLAGTKHLSESKQLEWDLAVQAEFVNVCRQIDALSVCSDTIEL; encoded by the exons ATGCTCTCTCTGTGGAATCTGTATCTTCTCCTGCCCCTCTCCGTGCCTCATTCACTACATGTCATTGCCTTTACTGGAGAGAATGGCAAGGAAACACGACAGGCAGACACTGACACAGCGGCGCAGCGTCTCACACAGCCCCCACAGAGACCTCACGGATCTGGTTTAGCACCGGGCAATGTTGACTCCCTTGGTCTACCTTTGAGTTGGCCATTATCGTCATCTGAGGGATCAGATAGACAAGGCGTGATTGGTGAATACGGTGATTTAGAGGAGAGCACAGAGTCATCTATTTTGTACCCTAATGAGAAGGGACGTATCATATCCACACCCACAGATAGAGCTATAGATGATGCTACCTCCTACGAGAGCACACTGACTTTAGCAGGAGGAGTATCACCTCAACTTACCCAGGAACAAATATCAAAGAATGAGTCAGCTGAGACCAGCACGGGATCATTATTGCATTTGACAGAGACTAAAGAGAATCAGCCTACTTTCCCAGTCTCGCAGAATGAGACGACTAATAGCCTGTTACCTTCCTTCAATGGCTCACTTTTATCAAATGAGGACTCCACTTCACTGCTGTCTGCTGAGCCTGAGCCCAGCCCTGAGAGCCCCACTCCACCAGTAGCCACTAGCAGTTGGGGATGGACCAAGGGCCCTTCTGTTATCACACGGGAAAAGACACAGGAGGGGACTGTCCCAGTGAAAGAGACCGGAGATGGATTGATTGATAGGACAGATCGTATTTTAAACAGAGGAGCTGTCACCGTGGAGGCAGATAAAA GTGACTCCAAGGATGATGACCTGCGTGTCTCAAAGACCAGTAGCACACTCTCGCTTGATGGTAACATGGACACATCCACCACAGCCTGCAAAACACCAAACCAGTCCTGGACTCCCACCTACCAAGATGATTTTACTCCCAGCGAGTCCCTGCGCCCTTCTCTTGCTCTCAGCCCTGCCCTTTTCGTCCCTCTGTATTCGGACTGGAATTCTGCCCTCGCCACATGGGGATTTGCATGGGAAGCACACATCTATGGCCTGGGgtctgtcttcactgtgtttgGCCTAATCTCTGTGGTATGCCTGTTAGGCCTGCCCCTGCGGTGTCCCCCAGGTAGCTCCTACTTCACCTTGCTGCACTTGTTCCTCCTGGCATTTGCAGGGATCCAAGCTTTCTGTTTGCTATATGATGCTTACAGTCACCAAGATCGTCTCCCACCTCTGggctctctgctgctctctgagcTTCCCTTCCCCTGTTTGATCTCAGCCTTTTCCCTTGCcttcctccttctttccttgCGCTCACGCATGCATCTTTCGCTCCCACTTGCTAATTCCACCTCATTCTCAGCCTTGCCCAAACCTTGCCTGTTACTGTGTATATCCCTGTTGTATTCTGGCGTCTCTCTGGGGTGTGTTGGCATGCTCCAGCTCTTCCACAGCCTCCCCACTGGAATTCTGCTATTCCCtcagggtgtgtttgtgtgtctcacCATCTTTCTCTCATGCTCCTACCTCATCTTCTACTGCTTAATACAAGTCAACACTAAACACATGTACAGGCTGAATGACAATGGAGAGAGTGGAGGATCTCCTGAGGTGATGCGACCTGCAAGGTGCCCCTTTGCTAAAGGGGAGGACTGGAGTAGGGCAGCTGGAGCTGGAGTTGGGGCTTCATTGTGCTTGTTAGGATGTGGAGGCCTCCAGCTTTATGGGATCCTGCATGCCCTTGGTTTGGGCGGCGTTGGTGGCTATGGGTTCCAGCCCTGGCCCTGGTGGGGCTACCAGGTGGGCTGCAGGCTCTGTGAGGCTGGGGTGTGTCTAGGTTTGTCTCTCATTGGTACACACCCTCTATTCTGTCACAACTCCTCCTCTATCAAGACCATAACTCATCCTCGGCCAGGATCTTGGTCCCGCCTCTCCTGCAGCTCCCCTTCGCGAGGGCTCTCCCTGCCCTCTCAGGGTGGTGCAAATACTcttgtcctctcctctcatgaTTCCTGGTCCCAGGGTAAGCAGGAAAAGCTGGTGGTCTGCGATATCATCACTAAGGGACAGTCAGAagctcttcctcttttctcagtGGTGGATCCTCCTGGAAATGGGCTAGACTGTGTCCCCAAGTCCGTTCAAACCTGGAACACTGTTCTACCTCTACCTACACCCCCAAGCCCACCACACAAGCCAAAGAATGCAGGTGAGTTTCAGCTATCATCACTGGATAACCTAGGCCTGGAAACTGACTCTACAGTGGATTTGCAGCCCCCATCTCCCATAGACTTGTCCCGCAGCATTGACCAGGCTCTGTTCAGTGAATCCTTATTTTCTCACAGTATCTTTGGTTTGCCAAGACTATTCAATGCTTCTTCCAGCCTCTCTTTGAGCCCTACCCAAGGTACGTCAAAGCAAGGGCCTAGCTCTGTGGAAAACGCCCTCTACCGAACCTCTTCCTGTGGAGACGTGGATCAAGAGGACTTCCTGTCCAGTTCAAGACCCTCCCAGCCACATTGCTCTTTAAAATCTCACAGCAAGCCAACAAAGTCACCAGAGCAATGGGATTGGAAAGGGAGTGTCTCTGGCTCAACCCAGGGTTTGTGCAGCAATCCCAAGGAGACAGGAAAGCTGCGCTCACATCCCTGGGCAAACAGAGGTCAAAGCTTTGCTCAGAGTAGCCTCCCACGAGCAATCCCCCAACTGTCTTACCACAGGCGTTACCGAACCCTGAGCTTAGCCTCCCAGGACAGTCACGGATCGGGCCGGCTGGCAGGGACTAAACACCTGAGTGAAAGCAAACAGCTGGAATGGGATCTGGCTGTACAGGCAGAGTTTGTCAACGTGTGCAGACAAATTGACGCTCTGAGCGTTTGCAGTGACACTATTGAATTGTAG
- the si:dkey-5i3.5 gene encoding transmembrane protein 53 isoform X3 encodes MFGRTALSRGITATRLSKNVTFYMNELTPPVSGCRDQDHEDNKPLMLMLPWLGSRPQAMAKYCEIYFRTGFDVLVVESEVAEFLWPRWGLAHGKRLLELLHSKRFVSRPLLVHAFSIGGYTFAQLLVHVSQDTQKYQALTQRIKGQVYDSLVVGSLETMSVGLGKTIFPRWEILVKEVSLLYFGMFRRQTVDYFNRGIDTFKNTPVTAPALFFYCENDLLSDPRATEELIDQWRKRGIDITAKKWEDSTHAENSRDH; translated from the exons ATGTTCGGCAGGACAGCCCTGAGCAGAGGCATTACTGCCACCCGCCTTAGTAAGAATGTCACTTTCTACATGAATGAATTAACACCTCCAGTCTCAGGATGTCGGGACCAAGACCACGAAGACAACAAACCCCTTATGTTGATGTTGCCATGGTTGGGTTCTCGTCCCCAAGCTATGGCCAAATACTGTGAAATCTACTTCCGCACAGGCTTTGATGTGCTTGTAGTTGAGAGTGAG GTGGCAGAGTTCCTGTGGCCTCGCTGGGGTCTGGCTCATGGAAAGAGGTTGCTGGAGTTGCTCCACAGTAAACGCTTTGTGTCCCGCCCACTCCTTGTCCATGCCTTCTCTATTGGGGGCTACACATTTGCCCAGCTGCTGGTACATGTGTCCCAGGATACACAGAAATATCAGGCGCTCACGCAGAGGATTAAAGGCCAAGTCTATGATAGCTTGGTGGTGGGCTCTCTGGAGACGATGTCCGTAG GTCTAGGTAAGACCATATTTCCCCGTTGGGAGATACTGGTAAAAGAGGTAAGCCTGTTATACTTTGGCATGTTCAGACGCCAAACGGTGGACTACTTTAACAGAGGCATTGATACGTTTAAGAACACTCCTGTCACCGCTCCTGCACTGTTCTTCTATTGCGAGAACGATTTGTTGAGCGACCCACGAGCTACGGAGGAATTGATTGATCAATGGCGGAAGCGCGGGATTGACATCACGGCAAAGAAGTGGGAGGATTCAACACATGCAG